One Natronomonas moolapensis 8.8.11 genomic region harbors:
- a CDS encoding sulfatase-like hydrolase/transferase translates to MSRPNVLLVVLDSVRAKNVGLYGHHRETTPFLSSYADGATTYRQARAPGIHSVASHASVWTGAAVEEHGVTRHEDRLRPDTTIWEELSAVGYRTGIFTVNSVLAHASNLTEPFDHARTQTFSGSSNKPFPDAHGPTDSATHDGLSGNLRRSLRDDRPVKSLFNCAHHAYEKRRGSLEETLDSGQLIEAFLGWAADDGASAGGAENDRPWAACLNLMDAHFPYEPAAKHDLWGGETLRALHAEFEKPPANEFVQGRPWWQLEAFEHLYDGAIRQADAHLERLLGGLERADVHEETLVVITSDHGEGFGEISRLTGRTRLVDHSWGIDEVLTHIPLVVKYPGQTDPVTVDAPATLSAFPDTVRAALEGSASRDSFVPDGPVVASTERLLAEHDGVFEGSDEAARDYYGPWRATYERAGDDTMKSATRGEDALTMRIRDAQEAMTVDRTGSERVEEAFETLGPMELKGDAGTVESDVEDRLADLGYLR, encoded by the coding sequence ATGAGTCGCCCGAACGTCCTGCTCGTCGTCCTCGACAGCGTCCGAGCGAAGAACGTGGGACTGTACGGGCACCACCGCGAGACGACCCCGTTTCTCTCCTCGTACGCCGACGGCGCGACCACCTATCGGCAGGCGAGAGCGCCCGGCATCCACAGTGTCGCGAGCCACGCCAGCGTCTGGACCGGCGCGGCGGTCGAAGAACACGGGGTGACGCGCCACGAGGACCGGCTCCGACCCGACACGACGATCTGGGAGGAACTCTCGGCTGTGGGCTACCGGACGGGGATCTTCACGGTCAACTCCGTGCTCGCTCACGCCTCGAACCTGACCGAGCCCTTCGATCACGCGCGGACGCAGACGTTCTCGGGGTCGTCGAACAAGCCCTTCCCCGACGCCCACGGCCCGACGGATTCGGCCACGCACGACGGACTCTCGGGCAACCTGCGGCGCTCGCTTCGCGACGACCGGCCCGTCAAGTCGCTGTTCAACTGCGCCCACCACGCCTACGAGAAGCGCCGCGGCTCCCTCGAGGAGACGCTCGACTCCGGGCAGTTGATCGAGGCGTTCTTGGGGTGGGCGGCCGACGACGGCGCAAGCGCCGGAGGCGCCGAAAACGACCGTCCCTGGGCGGCGTGTCTCAACCTGATGGACGCCCACTTCCCTTACGAACCGGCCGCGAAACACGATCTGTGGGGCGGCGAAACGCTTCGTGCGCTCCACGCCGAGTTCGAGAAACCGCCGGCCAACGAGTTCGTCCAGGGGCGGCCCTGGTGGCAACTCGAGGCGTTCGAGCACCTCTACGACGGGGCGATCCGGCAGGCCGACGCCCACCTCGAGCGCCTCCTCGGCGGGCTCGAACGCGCGGACGTCCACGAGGAGACGCTCGTCGTGATCACGAGCGACCACGGCGAGGGGTTCGGCGAGATCAGCCGACTCACCGGCCGGACGCGACTGGTCGATCACAGTTGGGGAATCGACGAGGTGTTGACGCACATCCCGTTGGTCGTCAAGTACCCGGGCCAGACCGACCCGGTCACCGTCGACGCGCCCGCGACCCTCTCGGCGTTCCCCGACACGGTTCGGGCGGCGCTCGAGGGGTCGGCATCGCGCGATTCGTTCGTCCCCGACGGCCCCGTCGTCGCCTCGACGGAACGGCTCCTCGCCGAACATGATGGCGTCTTCGAGGGCAGCGACGAGGCGGCGAGAGATTACTACGGCCCCTGGCGGGCGACGTACGAACGCGCGGGCGACGACACGATGAAGTCCGCAACTCGCGGCGAGGACGCGCTCACGATGCGAATCCGCGACGCTCAAGAGGCGATGACAGTCGATCGAACCGGCTCGGAGCGGGTCGAAGAAGCCTTCGAGACGCTCGGACCGATGGAGCTGAAAGGCGACGCGGGGACGGTCGAGTCGGACGTCGAGGATCGCCTCGCCGATCTCGGCTACCTTCGCTGA
- a CDS encoding UPF0175 family protein, protein MGTIDLPTGVYEALNVPEDEREDVVRRELAVALYREGILSVGKARELSGLSRREFHRLLGEREVDRHYTAAELDEDFEYARR, encoded by the coding sequence ATGGGAACGATCGACCTTCCGACGGGCGTCTACGAGGCGCTGAACGTCCCCGAAGACGAACGAGAGGACGTGGTGCGTCGCGAGTTGGCCGTGGCGCTGTATCGCGAGGGGATCCTCTCGGTCGGCAAAGCACGGGAACTCTCGGGGCTGTCGCGCCGCGAGTTCCATCGCCTGCTCGGAGAACGCGAGGTCGATCGCCACTACACCGCGGCGGAACTCGACGAAGACTTCGAGTATGCCCGACGGTGA
- a CDS encoding PGF-CTERM sorting domain-containing protein, with product MNAATPEPTPEPTAEPESTATSEPEGQPGFGAVIALVALLGAALLAARRNAN from the coding sequence TTGAATGCAGCGACGCCGGAGCCGACGCCGGAACCGACAGCGGAGCCCGAATCGACCGCGACGTCCGAACCCGAGGGTCAGCCCGGCTTCGGTGCGGTCATCGCGCTCGTGGCACTCCTCGGCGCTGCACTGCTGGCAGCCCGACGGAACGCCAACTAA
- a CDS encoding type II toxin-antitoxin system VapC family toxin: MAAPDRIVFDAEPLIAHADAEPGSDVVKAYLDAVAVGDATGYASCVTLAEIRYVIARKYDRATADEYLDWLTDLGVEPVDVSDAWMAASEFGLEYNPALGDSFALATAEYVEATLLVGGDDDYDGVSEVPIERFRDGAS, translated from the coding sequence ATGGCGGCGCCCGACCGCATCGTCTTCGACGCCGAGCCGCTGATCGCTCATGCGGACGCCGAACCCGGCAGCGACGTCGTCAAGGCGTACCTCGACGCAGTCGCCGTCGGGGACGCGACCGGGTACGCCAGTTGCGTGACCCTCGCCGAGATCCGCTACGTCATCGCCCGGAAGTACGACCGGGCCACCGCCGACGAGTATCTCGACTGGCTCACCGACCTCGGCGTCGAACCCGTGGACGTTAGCGATGCCTGGATGGCGGCCTCGGAGTTCGGTCTCGAGTACAACCCAGCGCTCGGTGATTCGTTCGCGCTGGCGACCGCCGAGTACGTCGAGGCGACGCTTCTAGTCGGCGGCGACGACGACTACGACGGCGTCTCCGAGGTACCGATAGAGCGGTTCCGCGACGGAGCTTCGTAA
- a CDS encoding glycosyltransferase family 61 protein — protein MELGNLPGRALRKYRTDGGRELLREARTLLLEDVLLYRLGYRRYLEGRIDAISRSELRAEGDCVVSEPHEGSMRIKAAGGFRGRPTPERYDPGGRFVCEVPDATLLGPTGPGVTTEGRVVVDTVATPPLGPRRTGVTLAKSMRANGLGRTLGVLSGGGTTPDRRFELATLAVPPWLNYYHWTMECLPRIRLLERYGAETGRYPTLLVPPDPPGWVAESLSMVDYGGDVARFGDGVAAVETLVVPTFPDPTPAECEWLRDRMRPSKPARVGQKAGSARANAIDTDGGERVYVARGDATVRRVANRDELQGVLDRYDIDTYLPGELSVREQVALFSRADLVVGPHGAGLTNIVFGEDLAVIELFGGKQIATFDRLAAALGHTYAYLEGEGVGVDIRVDTDALDRTIARILEE, from the coding sequence ATGGAGTTGGGTAACCTTCCCGGGCGGGCGCTCCGCAAGTATCGGACGGACGGGGGGCGCGAGCTGCTCCGGGAAGCGAGGACCCTCCTGTTGGAGGACGTCCTGTTGTATCGGCTCGGCTACCGTCGGTATCTCGAGGGGCGGATCGACGCCATCAGTCGATCGGAGCTCCGAGCGGAGGGGGACTGCGTCGTCTCAGAGCCCCACGAGGGGTCGATGCGGATCAAGGCGGCCGGCGGGTTTCGCGGGCGGCCGACGCCCGAGCGTTACGATCCCGGTGGCCGATTCGTCTGTGAGGTGCCCGATGCGACGCTGTTGGGACCGACCGGCCCCGGCGTGACCACCGAGGGGCGCGTCGTCGTCGACACCGTCGCCACCCCGCCGCTGGGCCCGCGACGGACCGGCGTCACGCTCGCGAAGTCGATGCGTGCGAACGGACTCGGACGGACGCTCGGGGTGCTCTCGGGGGGCGGGACGACGCCGGACCGACGCTTCGAGCTCGCGACACTTGCGGTCCCGCCGTGGCTCAACTATTACCACTGGACGATGGAGTGTCTCCCCCGGATCCGGCTGCTCGAACGCTACGGGGCCGAAACGGGACGCTATCCCACGCTGTTGGTCCCGCCGGACCCGCCGGGGTGGGTCGCCGAATCGCTCTCGATGGTCGACTACGGCGGCGACGTCGCCCGCTTCGGGGACGGGGTCGCCGCCGTCGAGACGCTCGTCGTGCCCACGTTTCCGGATCCGACGCCGGCCGAGTGCGAGTGGCTCAGAGACCGAATGCGGCCGTCGAAGCCGGCCAGGGTGGGGCAAAAAGCGGGTAGTGCGCGTGCGAACGCGATCGACACCGACGGCGGCGAACGCGTCTACGTCGCCCGCGGGGACGCGACCGTCAGACGCGTCGCGAACCGGGACGAACTTCAGGGCGTGTTGGATCGGTACGACATTGACACGTACCTCCCCGGCGAGTTGAGCGTCCGCGAGCAGGTCGCGCTGTTCTCGCGGGCCGACCTCGTCGTCGGTCCCCACGGGGCGGGGCTGACGAACATCGTCTTCGGCGAGGATCTCGCCGTGATCGAGCTGTTCGGCGGCAAACAGATCGCGACGTTCGACCGACTCGCGGCGGCGCTCGGCCACACGTACGCCTACCTCGAGGGCGAGGGGGTCGGCGTCGACATCCGGGTCGACACCGACGCACTCGACCGGACGATCGCACGAATCCTCGAGGAGTGA
- a CDS encoding oligosaccharide flippase family protein: MNLGQTSVVYFLSRLAASALGFVATVYFARLLGADALGIYYQVVALVSWLAILGQVGLSGAVSKRVSEGTERKRYAAAAAVSIGGLFAVLAVALALARPYVDAYVGYPATGYVAAVLFATLAWSTVASLLSGLHRVGTQGALQTVKTGGRGLLQIGALFAGFELAGVFFGYVGGFLVATAVGAAVVARELSGIARPRRRHFRSLLEYAKFAWLGRLQSRLFNYTDVLVLGLFVPSSLVGIYAAAWGIAQFLILFAGAISSTLFPEMSRLSADESPEAVRSLTEDALAYAGLLLIPGLVGGVIVGDRLLAIYGEAFRQGATVLAVLIVANLFMSYQNQLLNTLNAIDRPDRAFRVNALFVVSNVSSNVVLIYLYGWLGAAVATALSVAVSLAAAHRSLGAIVDVAIPYREIGRQCLAALAMGGVVLAGRRVENAYRLLEHNLATVFVLVGLGAGVYFLALLAISPRFRETVDRNLPVALPFLST, from the coding sequence ATGAATTTGGGACAGACGTCGGTGGTGTACTTTCTCTCGCGATTGGCAGCGTCCGCCCTGGGGTTCGTGGCGACGGTGTATTTCGCTCGATTGCTCGGCGCCGACGCCCTGGGGATCTACTACCAGGTGGTCGCCTTGGTCTCCTGGCTCGCGATCCTCGGGCAGGTCGGCCTCTCGGGGGCGGTCTCGAAGCGCGTCAGCGAGGGCACGGAGCGAAAGCGATACGCCGCGGCGGCGGCCGTGTCGATCGGCGGGCTGTTCGCGGTCCTCGCCGTCGCGCTCGCGTTGGCCCGGCCGTACGTCGACGCCTACGTCGGCTACCCGGCGACGGGCTACGTCGCCGCCGTGCTGTTCGCCACGCTCGCGTGGTCGACCGTCGCGTCGCTTCTGAGCGGCCTCCACCGCGTCGGCACGCAGGGCGCCCTCCAGACGGTAAAGACGGGGGGACGGGGGCTCCTCCAGATCGGCGCACTCTTTGCCGGGTTCGAACTCGCCGGCGTGTTCTTCGGCTACGTCGGCGGCTTTCTCGTCGCGACCGCCGTCGGCGCGGCCGTCGTCGCCCGCGAGCTCTCGGGGATCGCGCGGCCCCGGCGGCGCCACTTCCGGAGCCTCCTCGAGTACGCCAAGTTCGCCTGGCTCGGGCGGCTCCAATCGCGGCTGTTCAACTACACCGACGTCCTCGTGTTGGGGCTCTTCGTCCCCTCGTCGCTCGTGGGCATCTACGCCGCCGCCTGGGGTATCGCGCAGTTTCTCATCCTCTTCGCCGGGGCGATCAGTTCGACGCTGTTCCCGGAGATGAGCCGTCTCTCGGCCGACGAGAGCCCCGAGGCGGTGCGTTCGCTCACAGAGGACGCCCTCGCCTACGCCGGCTTGTTGTTGATCCCAGGGCTCGTCGGCGGGGTGATCGTCGGCGACCGGCTGTTGGCGATCTACGGCGAGGCGTTCCGGCAGGGCGCGACGGTGCTCGCGGTGTTGATCGTCGCGAACCTGTTTATGAGCTACCAGAACCAGCTCTTGAACACCCTCAACGCGATCGACCGGCCCGACCGCGCCTTCCGCGTCAACGCCCTCTTCGTCGTCTCGAACGTGTCGTCGAACGTCGTCTTGATCTACCTGTACGGGTGGCTCGGCGCGGCGGTCGCGACCGCGCTCTCGGTCGCCGTCAGCCTCGCCGCCGCCCACCGCTCGCTCGGTGCGATCGTCGACGTCGCGATCCCCTACCGCGAGATCGGCCGTCAGTGCCTCGCCGCGCTCGCGATGGGTGGAGTCGTCCTCGCGGGCCGTCGAGTCGAGAACGCCTACCGCCTCTTGGAGCACAACCTCGCCACCGTGTTCGTCCTCGTCGGCCTCGGCGCGGGCGTGTACTTCCTCGCGTTGCTCGCGATCTCGCCGCGCTTCCGCGAGACCGTCGACCGGAACCTCCCGGTGGCGCTGCCCTTTCTGTCGACGTGA
- a CDS encoding alkaline phosphatase family protein encodes MTVSFSQWLEESREHLQAENRSLPSRLARPLYYVYVGALLSATKHYRWGTNVFDREWDLLVVLDACRVDALREVADEYDFLGDVEPMPSVGSTSFEWLNHTFGRGHADAIARTAYVTGNSYTQRVLTQRGDTGHAAMPFGPTDYDVVPPEAFGYIEELWRADLEGDPEWTVGSGDRTRRSPRYATDRTIAAARERDADRLIVHYMYPHDPYPLAEPALFEPFDPLRAGDVSRQRVWDAYLDNLRFVLDEVELLLENVDAETVAITADHGEAFGEYGFYRHVIGCPLSCMRRVPWVETTATDTGEHDPAAPDPTETGTVPARDRLEQLGYL; translated from the coding sequence ATGACCGTCAGCTTCTCGCAGTGGCTCGAAGAAAGCCGCGAGCACCTCCAGGCGGAGAACCGCTCGCTCCCGAGCCGGCTCGCGCGGCCGCTGTACTACGTCTACGTCGGCGCGCTGTTGAGCGCGACCAAACACTACCGCTGGGGGACGAACGTCTTCGACCGCGAGTGGGACCTGCTCGTCGTCCTCGACGCCTGCCGGGTCGACGCGCTCCGCGAGGTCGCCGACGAGTACGACTTCCTCGGCGACGTCGAGCCGATGCCCTCCGTCGGCAGTACTTCCTTCGAGTGGCTGAACCACACGTTCGGTCGGGGGCACGCGGACGCGATTGCCCGGACGGCGTACGTCACGGGCAACAGCTACACGCAGCGGGTCCTAACCCAGCGCGGCGATACGGGCCACGCCGCGATGCCGTTCGGACCGACCGACTACGACGTCGTCCCGCCCGAGGCGTTCGGCTACATAGAGGAGTTGTGGCGGGCGGACCTCGAGGGCGACCCCGAGTGGACCGTCGGCAGCGGCGATCGGACGCGGCGCTCGCCACGCTACGCGACCGACCGGACGATCGCCGCCGCCCGGGAGCGGGACGCCGACCGGCTGATCGTCCACTACATGTACCCCCACGACCCGTACCCGCTGGCCGAACCGGCGCTGTTCGAGCCGTTCGACCCGCTTCGGGCCGGCGACGTCTCCCGACAGCGGGTGTGGGATGCGTATCTGGACAACCTCCGGTTCGTCCTCGACGAGGTCGAGCTACTGCTCGAAAACGTCGACGCCGAGACGGTCGCCATCACCGCCGACCACGGGGAGGCCTTCGGCGAGTACGGCTTCTACCGACACGTCATCGGCTGCCCGCTGTCCTGTATGCGTCGGGTGCCGTGGGTGGAGACGACGGCGACCGACACCGGCGAGCACGACCCGGCGGCCCCCGATCCGACCGAAACGGGGACCGTCCCCGCGAGGGACCGCCTCGAACAGCTCGGATACCTGTAG
- a CDS encoding type II toxin-antitoxin system RelE family toxin — translation MGEYDVLLGDDAREFLDVADGKTERICRETLGYLAENPYPGRGRGDTERLPIDGRRDRYRMHISRTYTAIYTVLEDEAEVRVLEIVPIDEAHKRYGF, via the coding sequence ATGGGTGAGTACGATGTCCTGCTCGGCGACGACGCCCGCGAGTTCCTCGACGTCGCCGACGGGAAGACCGAGCGAATCTGCAGGGAGACCCTCGGCTATCTCGCCGAGAACCCCTATCCGGGACGCGGCCGTGGCGACACAGAGCGGCTCCCCATCGACGGCCGCCGCGACCGCTACCGAATGCACATCTCCCGAACCTACACGGCCATCTACACCGTCCTGGAGGACGAAGCGGAGGTGCGCGTGCTGGAGATCGTCCCCATCGACGAGGCACACAAGCGGTACGGCTTTTGA
- the aglG gene encoding glucosyl-dolichyl phosphate glucuronosyltransferase, protein MDVSVVVCTYAMDRLEPFVEAVESVLAQTHDALEVVLVVDGDDAVYERVRERFGPDSDAAAGFAGDIVVHCNDANRGISYSRTKGAELASGEVVAFIDDDAVADPDWIERLVDVYETTDTLAVGGYVAPDWQTAKPEFFPEEFYWLVGCTERGFATEGEEVRNTYGSNVSYRRSAFLSVGGYDPNTGRKGDRHVQAHEAPVGIRLQERYGHGVVYTDDAVVHHKLFAYRGDVRWLLFRSFWQGFSKRVLAILYPRSQGNEGAYLRDLFVKYLPERAKKALLGPSLAQAKQIAAILAFTAAVGLGYLYGLTKPRRELLREAPE, encoded by the coding sequence ATGGACGTCTCCGTCGTCGTCTGCACTTACGCGATGGATCGCCTCGAACCCTTCGTCGAGGCGGTCGAGAGCGTCCTCGCACAGACCCACGACGCCCTCGAGGTCGTCCTCGTCGTCGACGGCGACGACGCGGTGTACGAGCGCGTCCGCGAGCGCTTCGGTCCCGACAGCGACGCCGCGGCGGGCTTTGCGGGTGACATCGTCGTCCACTGCAACGACGCGAACCGCGGCATCTCCTACAGCCGGACCAAAGGCGCCGAGCTGGCTTCGGGGGAGGTCGTCGCGTTCATCGACGACGACGCCGTCGCCGACCCGGACTGGATCGAGCGGCTGGTCGACGTCTACGAGACGACCGACACGCTCGCCGTCGGCGGCTACGTCGCCCCCGACTGGCAGACGGCCAAACCCGAGTTCTTCCCCGAGGAGTTCTACTGGCTCGTCGGCTGCACGGAGCGGGGCTTCGCCACCGAGGGCGAGGAAGTGCGCAACACGTACGGCTCGAACGTCTCCTACAGACGCTCGGCGTTTCTCTCCGTCGGCGGCTACGATCCCAACACCGGCCGGAAGGGGGACAGGCACGTCCAGGCGCACGAGGCCCCGGTCGGCATCCGGCTCCAGGAGCGCTACGGCCACGGCGTCGTCTACACCGACGATGCGGTCGTCCACCACAAGCTGTTTGCGTACCGCGGCGACGTCCGGTGGCTGCTGTTCCGGTCGTTCTGGCAGGGCTTCTCCAAGCGCGTGCTGGCGATTCTGTACCCCCGAAGCCAGGGCAACGAGGGGGCGTACCTCCGGGACCTCTTCGTCAAATACCTCCCCGAACGGGCGAAGAAGGCGCTTCTGGGCCCGTCGCTCGCGCAGGCGAAACAGATCGCCGCGATTCTCGCCTTCACCGCCGCCGTCGGCCTGGGCTATCTCTACGGGCTGACGAAGCCCCGGCGGGAGCTGCTCCGCGAGGCGCCCGAGTGA
- a CDS encoding toxin-antitoxin system TumE family protein, translated as MAQEPLFQYTHVEAGLVENVVLRPTEATETYPSGWKYTLHLGTLEDLTLVRYDNAHEGIKGHEHHTAAGDAGDVAFPGMVERLVEFWASADEYWDVAGGDPPRPY; from the coding sequence ATGGCTCAAGAGCCCCTCTTCCAGTACACTCACGTCGAGGCCGGCCTCGTCGAGAACGTCGTGCTCCGGCCGACCGAGGCCACCGAGACCTACCCCTCGGGCTGGAAGTACACGCTCCATCTGGGTACCCTTGAGGACCTAACGCTCGTCCGGTACGACAACGCCCACGAGGGGATCAAAGGCCACGAGCATCACACTGCCGCCGGGGACGCCGGCGACGTCGCGTTCCCCGGGATGGTGGAACGGCTCGTCGAGTTCTGGGCGAGCGCGGACGAGTACTGGGACGTCGCGGGCGGCGATCCGCCGAGACCCTACTGA
- a CDS encoding AbrB/MazE/SpoVT family DNA-binding domain-containing protein, which yields MSETEQLSDSEKEIVAVTKHGQATIPKRFREKLGIEAPGKVLFRETEDDEILVERVRSPSEMRGFAARSEASTDTPASELLREKRERDRRKREAQFPSET from the coding sequence ATGAGTGAGACAGAACAGTTGAGTGACTCTGAGAAAGAGATCGTCGCCGTCACCAAGCACGGGCAGGCGACCATTCCGAAGCGGTTCCGCGAGAAGCTCGGGATCGAGGCTCCCGGGAAGGTGCTGTTCCGGGAGACCGAGGACGACGAGATACTCGTCGAGCGGGTTCGCTCCCCGAGCGAGATGCGCGGGTTCGCCGCTCGCAGCGAGGCATCGACCGACACGCCCGCATCCGAGCTACTCCGCGAGAAGCGCGAGCGGGACCGACGAAAGCGCGAGGCACAGTTCCCCTCGGAGACGTGA
- a CDS encoding glycosyltransferase, producing the protein MVHSAVSTVVPVYNDPDGIRATLNSLVAQSTESPHEIVVVDNDSTDHTPEIVRSYENDHDHLTLVHETEIQSSYAARNTGIRNTDSEIIAFVDADMTVPEDWLDSALAAFESTNADYMGCHVELTLPDDPSLAARYDRHTGFPVEQYLESQQFAPTCCLFVRRDVFADVGLFDHRLVSGGDKEFGNRVSEAGYDRHFAGDVTMYHPTRNGLRELVSKDRRVGRGLCQLQRYHPDRYGTPGVPPRPSGIKRPDRDLPLRDRLAFGALSTLLTGVRGLGYYEAYLAGERRSDLGDVPRLED; encoded by the coding sequence ATGGTTCACTCGGCGGTCTCGACCGTCGTCCCCGTCTACAACGACCCCGACGGTATCCGAGCCACCCTCAACTCACTCGTCGCTCAGTCGACCGAATCTCCCCACGAAATAGTCGTCGTCGACAACGACTCTACCGACCACACCCCGGAAATCGTCCGATCCTACGAGAACGATCACGACCACCTCACCCTCGTCCACGAAACCGAGATCCAATCCTCCTACGCCGCCCGCAACACCGGCATCCGCAACACCGACAGCGAAATCATCGCGTTCGTCGACGCCGACATGACCGTCCCCGAGGACTGGCTCGACTCGGCGCTCGCGGCGTTCGAGTCCACCAACGCCGATTACATGGGCTGTCACGTCGAACTCACGCTCCCTGACGATCCCTCTCTCGCCGCCCGCTACGATCGCCACACCGGATTCCCGGTCGAGCAGTACCTTGAGTCCCAGCAGTTCGCCCCGACCTGCTGTCTGTTCGTCCGCCGCGACGTCTTCGCCGACGTGGGCCTGTTCGACCACCGACTCGTCTCCGGCGGCGACAAGGAGTTCGGCAACCGCGTTTCAGAGGCGGGCTACGACCGCCACTTCGCCGGAGACGTCACGATGTATCACCCGACCAGGAACGGGCTCCGCGAGCTCGTCTCGAAGGACCGCCGGGTCGGCCGCGGCCTCTGTCAGCTCCAGCGGTACCACCCCGACCGCTACGGCACGCCCGGCGTTCCGCCCCGCCCCAGCGGCATCAAACGCCCCGATCGCGACCTCCCGCTACGCGATCGGCTCGCCTTCGGCGCGCTCTCGACGCTTCTGACGGGGGTTCGAGGGCTGGGGTACTACGAGGCGTATCTCGCCGGGGAGCGCCGAAGCGACCTCGGGGACGTCCCGCGCCTTGAGGACTGA
- a CDS encoding HVO_A0114 family putative DNA-binding protein, whose amino-acid sequence MTTLHITVGDRDQLREDALQFVRTTEADDLETRDSKTILQFGTYDDLVDSLTPLRLELIRAIAEHAPDSMRASARLVDRDVSDVHSDLKTLETLGAIELREGGPGGAMQPVVPFDRIEMHIDYPLVDDVDVGGDGTPADA is encoded by the coding sequence ATGACCACGCTCCACATCACCGTTGGCGATCGAGACCAGCTCCGGGAGGACGCACTCCAGTTCGTCCGAACCACCGAAGCCGACGACCTTGAGACTCGAGACAGCAAGACGATACTCCAGTTTGGAACCTACGACGACCTCGTCGACAGCCTCACCCCGCTCCGCTTGGAACTCATCCGGGCGATCGCCGAGCACGCACCCGACAGCATGCGCGCGAGTGCCCGTCTCGTCGATCGTGACGTGTCCGACGTCCACTCGGACCTGAAGACACTGGAGACACTCGGGGCCATCGAACTCCGGGAAGGCGGTCCCGGCGGCGCGATGCAACCCGTCGTCCCGTTCGACCGGATCGAGATGCACATCGACTACCCGCTCGTCGACGACGTCGATGTCGGTGGCGATGGGACACCGGCGGACGCATGA